Proteins from one Panulirus ornatus isolate Po-2019 chromosome 44, ASM3632096v1, whole genome shotgun sequence genomic window:
- the LOC139762737 gene encoding uncharacterized protein isoform X1, with protein MEPRPAYLALLLLLQVVEATNQMAQDCRVYHLQNGTQQRRPPAVPFLGQLEVSLWMGEAGGGGIPSDLAIHLTSDHHLQNQTVQVFINRDCEALVLVKDKQVGRMLRLVAAHSDTWLTLVLTYHHGTLLLYRPENRMNMVRAAITMEGNMTATVHSSNELHFAFNCGVGCLVHDGSSPLMGVSLGLGPSLGLYLSPQPGARHPAFVLSPTSNQSLTPVAADDDVPLNTTWWQPGTWYKLVPNDQEGDGRVRGSREEVQIVKIPLMNISYSITHSIDVLWTLHCYPDMARGVEKQPLGETSTPQPPIKDIHNQRQTEHESAGAGEVVAWILAALALFVVALLALALCTRMSPPPDRPPDFLPSVGVVSQRFEVAENGREAEEESEPGSPMLTVPPVSHRLPQSVDYSTKVL; from the exons ATGGAGCCCAGACCGGCCTACCTTGCTCTCCTGCTGCTCCTACAGGTGGTGGAGGCCACGAACCAGATGGCACAAG ACTGCCGCGTGTACCACCTGCAGAACGGTACACAGCAGCGGCGACCGCCAGCCGTGCCCTTCCTTGGCCAGCTGGAGGTATCCTTGTGGATGGGGGAAGCGGGCGGCGGCGGGATCCCAAGCGACCTGGCCATCCATCTGACCTCTGACCACCATCTTCAGAACCA GACTGTGCAGGTGTTCATCAACCGAGACTGTGAGGCCCTAGTGCTGGTGAAGGATAAACAGGTGGGCAGGATGTTACGACTGGTTGCTGCTCACTCCGACACCTGGCTCACCCTGGTCCTAACCTACCACCACGGCACACTGCTGCTCTACAG gCCAGAGAACAGGATGAACATGGTGAGAGCAGCAATTACCATGGAGGGAAACATGACAGCCACCGTCCATTCCAGCAATGAGCTTCATTTTGCTTTCAACTGTGGCGTAG GATGCTTGGTGCATGACGGGTCTTCGCCATTGATGGGTGTGTCCCTGGGGTTGGGGCCTTCACTGGGGTTGTACCTAAGTCCCCAGCCAGGGGCACGCCACCCAGCCTTCGTCCTGTCTCCCACCAGCAACCAGTCCCTGActcctgttgctgctgatgatgatgtaccaCTTAACACAACTTGGTGGCAGCCCGGCACCTGGTACAAACTGGTGCCAAATGACCAA GAGGGTGACGGGCGTGTCAGAGGCAGCAGGGAAGAGGTGCAGATTGTGAAGATCCCGCTGATGAACATATCGTACAGCATCACTCACAGCATCGATGTCCTGTGGACATTACACTGTTACCCGGACATGGCAAGAG gtgtggaGAAACAACCATTGGGAGAGACCAGTACTCCCCAGCCACCGATCAAAGACATCCACAATCAGAGACAGACAGAGCATGAGAGTGCCGGGGCAGGAGAGGTCGTGGCCTGGATACTGGCCGCCTTAGCACTGTTTGTGGTGGCACTGCTGGCACTGGCGCTCTGCACCAGGATGAGTCCACCTCCAGACAGACCACCAGATTTCCTCCCCTCTGTCGGCGTCGTTAGCCAGCGATTTGAAGTTGCTGAGAACGGAAGAGAAGCTG AGGAAGAGAGCGAGCCCGGGTCCCCCATGTTGACGGTACCTCCTGTCAGCCACAGACTTCCCCAGTCTGTCGACTACTCCACAAAGGTGCTCTGA
- the LOC139762737 gene encoding uncharacterized protein isoform X2 encodes MGEAGGGGIPSDLAIHLTSDHHLQNQTVQVFINRDCEALVLVKDKQVGRMLRLVAAHSDTWLTLVLTYHHGTLLLYRPENRMNMVRAAITMEGNMTATVHSSNELHFAFNCGVGCLVHDGSSPLMGVSLGLGPSLGLYLSPQPGARHPAFVLSPTSNQSLTPVAADDDVPLNTTWWQPGTWYKLVPNDQEGDGRVRGSREEVQIVKIPLMNISYSITHSIDVLWTLHCYPDMARGVEKQPLGETSTPQPPIKDIHNQRQTEHESAGAGEVVAWILAALALFVVALLALALCTRMSPPPDRPPDFLPSVGVVSQRFEVAENGREAEEESEPGSPMLTVPPVSHRLPQSVDYSTKVL; translated from the exons ATGGGGGAAGCGGGCGGCGGCGGGATCCCAAGCGACCTGGCCATCCATCTGACCTCTGACCACCATCTTCAGAACCA GACTGTGCAGGTGTTCATCAACCGAGACTGTGAGGCCCTAGTGCTGGTGAAGGATAAACAGGTGGGCAGGATGTTACGACTGGTTGCTGCTCACTCCGACACCTGGCTCACCCTGGTCCTAACCTACCACCACGGCACACTGCTGCTCTACAG gCCAGAGAACAGGATGAACATGGTGAGAGCAGCAATTACCATGGAGGGAAACATGACAGCCACCGTCCATTCCAGCAATGAGCTTCATTTTGCTTTCAACTGTGGCGTAG GATGCTTGGTGCATGACGGGTCTTCGCCATTGATGGGTGTGTCCCTGGGGTTGGGGCCTTCACTGGGGTTGTACCTAAGTCCCCAGCCAGGGGCACGCCACCCAGCCTTCGTCCTGTCTCCCACCAGCAACCAGTCCCTGActcctgttgctgctgatgatgatgtaccaCTTAACACAACTTGGTGGCAGCCCGGCACCTGGTACAAACTGGTGCCAAATGACCAA GAGGGTGACGGGCGTGTCAGAGGCAGCAGGGAAGAGGTGCAGATTGTGAAGATCCCGCTGATGAACATATCGTACAGCATCACTCACAGCATCGATGTCCTGTGGACATTACACTGTTACCCGGACATGGCAAGAG gtgtggaGAAACAACCATTGGGAGAGACCAGTACTCCCCAGCCACCGATCAAAGACATCCACAATCAGAGACAGACAGAGCATGAGAGTGCCGGGGCAGGAGAGGTCGTGGCCTGGATACTGGCCGCCTTAGCACTGTTTGTGGTGGCACTGCTGGCACTGGCGCTCTGCACCAGGATGAGTCCACCTCCAGACAGACCACCAGATTTCCTCCCCTCTGTCGGCGTCGTTAGCCAGCGATTTGAAGTTGCTGAGAACGGAAGAGAAGCTG AGGAAGAGAGCGAGCCCGGGTCCCCCATGTTGACGGTACCTCCTGTCAGCCACAGACTTCCCCAGTCTGTCGACTACTCCACAAAGGTGCTCTGA